The following coding sequences are from one Musa acuminata AAA Group cultivar baxijiao chromosome BXJ1-6, Cavendish_Baxijiao_AAA, whole genome shotgun sequence window:
- the LOC135677526 gene encoding uncharacterized protein LOC135677526: MSDASGRRRSRRGYRRLLSRQSSFDLAEGDEATTTAATATVSEMKRSNTTREIKAHPVIRIMEKPPKKATATPEFLRYLEYMREAGTWHPNSDAPAIYFK, encoded by the coding sequence ATGTCGGACGCCTCGGGTCGTCGGAGGAGCCGGCGAGGCTACCGCCGCCTGCTGTCCCGGCAGTCCTCGTTCGACCTGGCCGAGGGCGACGAAGCGACGACGacggcggcgacggcgacggtGAGCGAAATGAAGAGATCGAACACCACCAGGGAAATAAAGGCGCACCCGGTCATCAGAATCATGGAGAAGCCACCGAAGAAGGCAACAGCCACGCCGGAGTTCTTGCGATACTTGGAGTATATGAGGGAGGCCGGTACGTGGCATCCCAACTCCGACGCGCCTGCGATCTACTTCAAGTAG